The following nucleotide sequence is from Anolis sagrei isolate rAnoSag1 chromosome 11, rAnoSag1.mat, whole genome shotgun sequence.
CTTTGGGACCCGTAAGTCTTCCTTTGGGCACAGGTGGGCCTTTGGGGCAGGGGAGCCTTTGGGACAGGTAATGCCTTGGGGAAGGTGAACTTTCCTTTGGAGTAGGGGAGCCGTTATGGCAGGGAATGCCTTTGGAACAGGTGAGCCTTCTTTTGGGTGGAGGTGAGCCTTTGGGGAAGGGGAGCCATCCTATGGGGCTTTTGGGACAGGTAATGCCTTGCGGCAGGTGAGCCTTCCTTGGGAGCCTTTAGGGCAGGGAATGCCTTTGGGACAGGCGAGACTTCCTTTGAGCACAGGTAGGCCTTTGGAGAAGGGGAGCCTTTGGGACACGTAATGCCTTGGGGCAGGTGAACCTTCCTTTGGAGTAGGGGAGCCTTCAGGACAGGGAATGCCTTTGGAACAGGTGAGACCTTGGGACAGGTGAGTTTTCTTTTGGGTGCAGGTGAGCCTTTGGGGAAGGGGAGCCATTCTATGGGGTAGAAAGGTCTTTGGGACAGATAATGCCTTGCAGCAGGTGAGCCTTCCTTTGGAGCCTTTAGGGCAGGGAATGCCTTTGGGACAGGTGAGACTTCCTTTGGGCACAGGTAGGCCTTTGGGGAAGGGGAGCCTTTGGGACAGGTAATGCATTGGTGAAGGTGAACCTTCCTTTGGAGTAGGGGAGCCTTTAAGGCGGGGATTGCCTTTGGGACAGGTGAGACTTTGGAACAGGTGAATCTTCCTTTGGGCACAAGTGGGCCTTTGGGGAAGGGGAGCCATCCTATGTGGCAGGGGAGCCTTCAGGACAGGTAATGCCTTGACGGAGGGGAGCCTTCCTTTGGAGCAGGGGAGCCTTAGGGCAGGAAATGCCTTTGGGACAGGTGAGACTTTGGGACAGATGAGTCTTCCTTAGAGGTCCTCTTGTACCTGTCTTGATTTTGGGGCAGGTGAGCCTTTGGGGAAAGGTGGGCCTTCCTTTGAGGCAGGGAATTCTTGTGGACAGGTGAGCCTTTGAGGCCAGAAAGCCTTGAACGGCAGAGAAACCGTCCTTTGCGGCAGGTGTCCTTTCCTTTGGGGCTAGAGAGCCCTTGGGATAGGTGAGCCTTCCTCCTCTGGGGCTGGGGAGCCTTTGGGGAGGCCGCACTGGGCTTCTCCCAGCCTTCTTCCCTGGGGCCAAAGGTGTCCCAAAGCCACCAGGAGGGTGATCCAGGGCAGCCCCTCAAAGAGGGGAGGGCCACATGGGCCCCTCACCCTTCAGCCTCATTCGGCAcctgccctccttccctctgcACAGGTGCAGACCTACACGGACCACTACTGCAACAACACGACCGACAAGCGGATCCTGCTGATGTTCCTGAGCATCTGTGCCGACCTGAGCCGGCTGTGCCAGCGCCTGGAGGCCCTCCACTCCGGCAACGCCACCACCAACGCCCTCCTGGACAGGTGCAAGACCCTAGTCAGCCACAGCAACGACCTCAGCGCCGTCCGAGCCAAGTAGGTGGGGCGAGTTCCCCAGGGCAGGTGTTTTTTCCTCAAGTAATAGTCACACCCCTTTTTAAAATGAGTGTAACTCATGTGATGGAATAAGACCGTGAACCTGGGCAGGACTCGCCGGGTTCCAACCCTTCTGCCCCCTTCTGCCCAGGTTCCTGCAAAAGGCAGACTTCCtcatataatagtcgcacccccccccccctttttcttaaATGAGTCTGATTCATGTGATGGAATACAGCATTTCCTCAATGATGATTATGAACATGAGCTAAGTCCCATCATTTATGCCCTCAGTAAGGCAGTATTTTTGGGAGCAAAAACCTCAGAAACCAGAGTCAATGGCAAATGTttttttcctcacataatagtcacaaccCTTTTTAAAATGAGTGTAACTCACATGAAGGAATAGGCCATTTCCCCGATGAGGACAGTGAGCCGGGACAGGACTCGCTGGGTTCCAACCCTTCTGCCCCCCTCTGCCCAGGTACCCACAAAAGGCAGACCTTTTccctcacataatagttgcacccctccTTTTTAAAATGAGTGTGACTGTCATATGATGGATTATGACATTTCCTTCATGAGGACCGTGAGCTTCGGCAGGACCCTCCAGGTTCCAACCCTTCTGCCCCTTCTTCCCAGGTACCCGCACGACGTGGTGAACCACTTGAGCTGCGACGAGGCCCGCAACCACTACGGCGGGGTGGTGAGCCTGATCCCAGTGGTGCTGGACTGCATGAAGGAGTGGGTGGCCCACAGCGAGAAGCTGCCCCGCCACATGATGCAGAGTGTGAGTTCCCGGCGAGCGGCCGTCTACCAGCAGCCGGAGCTGCCCAACCTGAACGTGGGGCCCCGGCGAGGGGTGCCCCCCTTCGTGGCTGAGGCGGCCGCCCAGACCTCCCTGAGCCTGACGGAGAAGGCGGCCCGGCGGCGGGAGCGGAGGGGGGAGGCTAAGCTGGCGACCATGGGGGGCCTCGGGAGGGCCATCCGCAAGTTCCTGGATGGGCCCTGGAAGCCGCCGGGGAAGAGCGCCTTATAAGACACACACACCtagcagagagaaagaggaaagagagaaaacgcCACAATTAAAAGAGAGTCTCCCTGTACTGGCTTCCGTCATACCCTTTCCTGcaacagagagagaggaggggaccTTAGGGGGGAGCGGCAGGGTCAGAGCCTCCGGCGGCCCCTTAATGGGTCTGCATTGACCCATGGGTCAGTTCTTCCGGGCCCCAAGCCCCACCCCATGTGAGGGATGGGGGTCCAGCAGTTAGACCTGGGATGGGAAGGCTTAGATCTGGGGTCTGATGGctgttttcccctccctccccacagGCTACTTAGCTCCTGTCTTTTTTGCGGAAGATGCTTCTGAATAAAGCCATTTCCCCTGTGCACGCATGGCAGCTcattgagagagggagagagggaccgGGGGGCAAGCGGGGGGatatcatcaccattatcataatTACACTTCCCGTATTTCATCGTGTAACAGTCaccattgcataatagtcgcacatCCATTTTTGGGggtggcaaaattggtatttttgtgttcctcacataatagtcgcagagaCCTTTAGAGGcaattctcccttccttctttctccaaaggaaaggcagttttaaaaacctgaagCGGAGGTATCTGGAAGTcgatccttttctccttcctccaaaTAATTCCATTGTATAATTTGGGGGAATTCAGCCCCAAAGGGctctgcaactattatgtgaggaacacaaaaCAGTCATGGGGCCGTTTGGGGCtgattcccctttccttccatcctttttcctttcctttcctttcctttctctctccgaaggcaaggcagtttaaaaactatgacTCGAAGGTCTCTGAAGCTCTGCTCTTCCCTGCTTCCTCCAAGGTCTTAAGGCAGTTTAAACACACTGAAATTGAGATTCTACAGCTCGGCTTTTCCCTGCTTCCACCAAAGAgctccatttcagattttgtaaacaGTTTTGCCTTCAGAGAAACAAGGAACGTGGGAAGAGCGAAGCTCCAGAGACCTCCATTTTAtaattttgtaaactgccttgccttgggAGGGAGAATCAGCCCCAAAGAGCTCTGCtcctattatgtgaggaacacaaactgggttgctgtgagctttccgggctgtatagccatgatccagaagcattctctcctgacattttgcccatagatgtataaacctcacttgcctagttttcaacagacctcccaacctttcagggtgcctgctatagatgtgggcaaagcatcaggagagaatgcttctggaacacggccacagtccagaaaactcatagcaacccagtgattccaactagaaaagccttcaacaacacatagttGCAGAGCTGTTTGAGGCTGATTCACTCACCCACCTACCCacacttccttccatccatccatccttttccattccttcctaccctcttcatctttccttccttctccttccttccctccctttccattccttccttcccttttcatcttcccatcttttctcttctctttccatctttttcttcctcccttcttcccttctcttttcatctttccttccttctctttccatcttttTCATTCCGTCCTTCCTTGTCTCCCTTTCCATCCCTTTgcatctttccatctttccttccttctcttttcatctttttcttccttccttcttcccttctcttttcatctttccatctttccttccttttctttccatctttttccttccttccctttccatctttttttcttccgtccttccttctctccatcccttcccatctttccatcttttcttccttctcttt
It contains:
- the SPACA9 gene encoding sperm acrosome-associated protein 9 — translated: MNEIKESLRNIEQTYKVFQQQQFTFIAALEHSRENAHDKIKPISSIGQVQTYTDHYCNNTTDKRILLMFLSICADLSRLCQRLEALHSGNATTNALLDRCKTLVSHSNDLSAVRAKYPHDVVNHLSCDEARNHYGGVVSLIPVVLDCMKEWVAHSEKLPRHMMQSVSSRRAAVYQQPELPNLNVGPRRGVPPFVAEAAAQTSLSLTEKAARRRERRGEAKLATMGGLGRAIRKFLDGPWKPPGKSAL